The genomic DNA CAATGGCGATTAGCGCCTGGACCGCACGCTCGTCGTCCTCAAGTGCGTACAGCGCGGACGTGATCTCCGGCAGCTCGTGCTTCGCCGCCTTGATCGTGTCGCCCAGCGCCTTCTCCTGCAGCCCAAGGTGGTTGTACGCGGCGCTTAGCTGCCCGAGTCCGAGGATCGTGGCGATGGAGTCATACATCTGGGAGGGCTTGCCGCTGATCATGCGGCCGAGGTCGACGTACGACAGAAAGGGACGGTAGTCCGTCAGGGCCTGCTTCCATGCAGCCTGGTCGAGGGAGACCGCGCCGTGTCCCGGACGCCGGAACGTGCCCACGCAGTCGGTGATGTTGTGGCCGGTCCAGGCACGAGTGAGCGTGCTCCGGCCGGTGTCGCCCTCGACGGCGAGCTTGACCTCGATCTCCGTCTTGGCCCCGCCGTGAAGGTTGCGCCAGTTGCTGGTGCGCGTCGCGTCCTGCCCGAGCCAACGCATGTTCGTGCCGGTGAACGCCGTCTCGACTGCTTCGGCGATGCTGGACTTCCCCGAGCCGTTGCGGCCCACGACGAGGGTGACACCCGGGCGGGGGCTGAGGTTCAGCCAGGCCCGAGGGCCGATGCCGCGGAAACCTTCCACAGAGACGGAGTCGAGGAAGATCCGGCCCACGGGTGAATTCCCCGGGGTTTGCGCGCTGCCGAGTGCCTCGGTCACAAGTGCCTTCACGGGTTCGCCGAGGGGCGCGGCAGCCAGACGTGCCTCCACGAGCTCGGCGAGCGGCCCGGACTCGGGGGCAGGAGCCTGCGAGGCGGGCGTCGTGGAAGGGGACGCGGCAGGCTGATCCTGTTCTGAACTGGTCATGGGAGCGTTGTCAGCCATGGGGAGACCTCCGGATCTCGACTGTGGCGAGCACCAGGTGTCGGTGCGTCGTGCGAGCACCAGAGTGAGACCGGAAGGCTTGGGAACTCGTTGGAGATCCTGATAACCCGGGTTATCAGGCTTCCTTTCGTTGCCCTTGTCGTGTTCGCTGTAGGGTTCTGCCAGCCTCAGAGCCCGTTGATCGGCCGGTGAGGATGCCCGAACAGGACCGGTACGGAAGGGGGAGTGAAGCGGGTGACCAGCACACGCGAAGGAGCCGTGTCGCCCATCGTGCCCGAGCCGTCGGCCTGGCGGATCACATATGCGGAAATCGCCACCCTCGCCCAGGTACGTCGGCCCGTCCCCACCAACTGGAGCCGCAGGCATTCGGACTTTCCCGCTCCCGTCGCCCACGAAGGAGGGCGGCCCCTGTTCGACGCGCGCGCGGTCGTCGACTGGTTGACGAGGACGGGTCGCGGCAACGCCGAACCCCGCCGTTTGCAGGCCGAACTGGCCCTGTACACCCTCGCTGCCTGGCGGACGCCTGCCCTTTCCGCCTCCGTTCTGGTGGGGGCGCTGACTGCGCTGATCTGCCTGCGCCAACAACTCGACATTCCTCTCTCGGGCCAGAGCTGGGACGCCGTTCTCACCCAGGCCGACGAGCTCGATCCCGAGGACACGTCCTTGTCGGCCGAGTTGCAGGCCGTCCCGGAGTCGGACCGCCTCGGCCCCGAGCTGGCGGTGTTGGCTGACGAGCTGACCGAGGCCGCCTACACCGCACCCGAGGCTTTCGACTGGGTCCTGGAGGCCCGCCGCCGCCTCGGCTCCCACGACCTGGTCGCCGACGAGCCCACCCCGGCCGTGGTACGCGCCCTCGCTGCGCTGTCCGGTGTCGACACCCTCGACGAAGGCTCCGTCGTCGCCGCCCCGCACGCGCGCTCCGGCGACCTGCTCGCCGCCCTGCACGCCCGGGCCGCCGAGGACTCCGGCCACACCTACCTCGCCGCCGACCCCGACCCGGTGCGGGCCCGCCTGGTTCGTCGCCGGATGCTCGTCCGAGGCGTGAACGAGTTCGACCTCGGCGTCACCGAGGGGGAGGACCTGCCCGTCGACGACTGGGGATACCCCCATCTGCTGGTCTCCGTCCTCCCCTACGAGTCGGGGGAGAACCGCAGCCCACAGGCCGTCCTGGAACAGGTACAGGCACTCACCGACTACCTCGACGAAGGCTCGACAGCCGTCGTTCTCGGCCCCGCCGATGTGCTCGTACGCCCGTTCCCCCGGCACAGCGAGGCCGACCGTCTGCGCCGGTCCTTCCTCCGGGACGGTTTACTCAAGGCCGCGGTGAGCCTGCCCGACGGCGCGTTCCCCTACCGTCCCGGCTACCGCACCGCCCTCTGGGTGCTGGCCCGCACCTCGGCGGAACACCGCACGGGCCTGGTCCTCCTCGCCGATTACTCTGCGCAGCCGCTCACCGACACGGTTCTCGACGTGCTTGCCGAGGACATCGCCATCTGGCGCGCCGCCTCCTGGCGCGGCGACCGCCACCACGAACCCCGCCACGCGCTGATCGTCCCCGCGAAGGACCTCGATGACCGGCCGGGCACCGCCTTCACCATCCAGCACCCCCCGCCCATGGCCCGCTACACCCGGGGCGTCATCGAGCGTCCGGTCCGCATCAGCGCCCTGGAGCAGCGCCTGACGGAGCTGCACGAGCAAGCCCGGCAGCGCGCCGACCTGCGCGCGGCGCTGAGCGCCCATGCCGTGCTGCGCCCCGACGACCAGCCCATGCGGCGCACCACCGTCCGCCGGCTCGTCGACGACCGGCGCCTGCGCCGACGCCCCGGGCACCGTTTCGCCGACGAACACCTCAGGGCAGACGGCCACTACACCGTGCTCACCCCCGACGAGGTCCTCGGCATCGCCCGCCCGGGCGGACGCCGCATCGACCGCGGAGTCCTCCTCACCGGCTACGAGCACGCCCTGTTCACCGAGCCGGGCGACATCGTCGTCACCACGAGCCCCCGCTTCGGCACCTACGTCGACGAAGCGGGTCTGTCCCTGGTGGCTGCCCCGGCCCGTATCCTCCGCGTCCACCCCGACGCCGACCCGCCGGTGCTGCCACGGGTACTTGCAGCGCTGCTGCGGGCGGCCGCCGCCGAGTACGCGCGTACCAGTGGCGCGGTGCGGGCCTCGCGAGGTATCGAAGACCTCCTCATCCCCGACCTGAGCGGGCGCGAGGCCGAACGCTTCGACTCCGTGCTCGCGGAGATCGAGACTCGCGCGCACCTCCTGCGGGAGCAGTCCGCCGCTCTCGACGACCTGGTCCGCCTCACCGCCGCCGGCATCGCCGACGGCACGCTCACCCTCCAGCACCTCCCCGGAACCGACGACTGAAGGAGACGGTCTGCCCATGGCTACCGCAGTGAAGAAACCCACCGAACAGGCGGAATTGTTCAGCGCCTCCACCGCCAAGGAGATCCAGGCGATCCTGTGGAAGGCCGCTGACAAGCTGCGCGGCTCCATCGACGCCGCGCAGTACAAGGAGTTCGTCCTCGGCCTGATCTTCCTGAAGTACGTCTCCGACGCCTTCGACGAGCGCCGCTCCGAGCTCGCCGCGGAACTCGCCGATGACGGCATCACCGAGGACCGGATGGACGACTTCCTGGAGGACCGGGACGAGTACACCGGCGCCCACGTCTTCTGGGTTCCGGAGACCGCCCGTTGGACGTGGATCGCCACTCACGCCAAGAGCCAGGGCGTCGGCAAGCTGCTTGACGACGCGATGGACTCCGTCATGCGTGAGAACGCCTCGCTCACCGGCGTCCTGCCGAAGATCTTCAACCGCGACAACGTGGACCAGAAGCGCCTCGGCGAACTTGTCGACCTCATCAGCGACGCCCGCTTCGGCGGCAGCGGTGACAAGCCGGCGCAGGACGTTCTGGGTGAGGTGTACGAGTACTTCCTCGGCAACTTCGCTCGGGCCGAGGGCAAGAGGGGCGGCGAGTTCTACACGCCGCAGTCCGTCGTCCGGCTGATCGTGGAGATCCTGGAGCCGTACCAGGGGCGGGTCTACGACCCGGCGTGCGGCTCGGGCGGCATGTTCGTCCAGGCGGCCAAGTTCATCGAGGCCCACGCCGGGCGCGCACACAAGGCCGACATCTCGGTTTTCGGCCAGGAGCTCAACGAGCGCACCTGGCGCCTGGGCAAGATGAACCTCGCCATTCACGGCATCGACGGCAACCTCGCTCCCCGCTGGGGCGACACCTTCGCCGACGACAAGCACCCCGACCTCAAGGCCGACTTCGTCATGGCCAACCCGCCGTTCAACATCAAGGACTGGGCGAGGGACGAGAGCGACCCGCGGTGGAAGTACGGGGTACCGCCGAAGACCAACGCTAACTACGCCTGGCTCCAGCACATGATCTCCAAGCTGGGCGAGCGCGGTACCGCCGGGATCGTCCTGGCCAACGGTTCGATGAGCTCCCAGCAGAGCGGCGAGGGCGGGATCCGTCAGGCACTGGTTGAGGCCGACCTGGTGGCCTGCATGGTGGCCATGCCCTCCCAACTGTTCCGCACGACGCAGATCCCGGCCTGTCTGTGGTTCCTGGCCAAGGACAAGACTCCGCAGGGCGCAAAGCGCCTGGACGACCGGCGTGGCGAGATCCTGTTCATCGACGCCCGGAACATGGGCGAGATGGTGGACCGGACGGAGCGCGTGCTGACGGAGGCCGACCTGGCGAAGATCGCTGGTGCCTATCACGCGTGGCGGGGTGTGGGGTCGGCTCGTGAGGCGGGGCTTACGTACGAGGACGAGGCTGGGTTCTGCTTCTCGGCCGACCTCGCGACGGTCCGGGAGCACGGGTACGTGCTGACACCGGGGCGGTATGTGGGGGCTGTGGAGGCGGTGGAGGAGAGCACGGAGGCGGTGGGGGAGCGGATCGCTGCGCTGACGGAGGAGTTGTTCGCGTTGTTCGACAGGTCGGCGGAGCTGGAGAAGACGGTTCGGGAGCAGCTGGAGGGCATCGGATGAACGAGTTGACGTTGGCAGACCTCTGCGAGCTCGTAGTGGACTGCAAGAACCGTACGCCGCCCGAGGCCGCTCCTGGAGAACGCACCGTAGGGTTTGCCATCGGAACGCCGCACATTATTAATGGACGAATTCGACTCTCGGAAGCAAAGCTGGTGAGCCAGGAGACCTTCGACACCTGGACGGCTCGCGCGATTCCTCGGGCGGGTGACATCATTCTCACCCGCGAGGCCCCTGTGGGGCGAGTTG from Streptomyces sp. CMB-StM0423 includes the following:
- a CDS encoding SAM-dependent DNA methyltransferase; this encodes MTSTREGAVSPIVPEPSAWRITYAEIATLAQVRRPVPTNWSRRHSDFPAPVAHEGGRPLFDARAVVDWLTRTGRGNAEPRRLQAELALYTLAAWRTPALSASVLVGALTALICLRQQLDIPLSGQSWDAVLTQADELDPEDTSLSAELQAVPESDRLGPELAVLADELTEAAYTAPEAFDWVLEARRRLGSHDLVADEPTPAVVRALAALSGVDTLDEGSVVAAPHARSGDLLAALHARAAEDSGHTYLAADPDPVRARLVRRRMLVRGVNEFDLGVTEGEDLPVDDWGYPHLLVSVLPYESGENRSPQAVLEQVQALTDYLDEGSTAVVLGPADVLVRPFPRHSEADRLRRSFLRDGLLKAAVSLPDGAFPYRPGYRTALWVLARTSAEHRTGLVLLADYSAQPLTDTVLDVLAEDIAIWRAASWRGDRHHEPRHALIVPAKDLDDRPGTAFTIQHPPPMARYTRGVIERPVRISALEQRLTELHEQARQRADLRAALSAHAVLRPDDQPMRRTTVRRLVDDRRLRRRPGHRFADEHLRADGHYTVLTPDEVLGIARPGGRRIDRGVLLTGYEHALFTEPGDIVVTTSPRFGTYVDEAGLSLVAAPARILRVHPDADPPVLPRVLAALLRAAAAEYARTSGAVRASRGIEDLLIPDLSGREAERFDSVLAEIETRAHLLREQSAALDDLVRLTAAGIADGTLTLQHLPGTDD
- a CDS encoding class I SAM-dependent DNA methyltransferase, with amino-acid sequence MATAVKKPTEQAELFSASTAKEIQAILWKAADKLRGSIDAAQYKEFVLGLIFLKYVSDAFDERRSELAAELADDGITEDRMDDFLEDRDEYTGAHVFWVPETARWTWIATHAKSQGVGKLLDDAMDSVMRENASLTGVLPKIFNRDNVDQKRLGELVDLISDARFGGSGDKPAQDVLGEVYEYFLGNFARAEGKRGGEFYTPQSVVRLIVEILEPYQGRVYDPACGSGGMFVQAAKFIEAHAGRAHKADISVFGQELNERTWRLGKMNLAIHGIDGNLAPRWGDTFADDKHPDLKADFVMANPPFNIKDWARDESDPRWKYGVPPKTNANYAWLQHMISKLGERGTAGIVLANGSMSSQQSGEGGIRQALVEADLVACMVAMPSQLFRTTQIPACLWFLAKDKTPQGAKRLDDRRGEILFIDARNMGEMVDRTERVLTEADLAKIAGAYHAWRGVGSAREAGLTYEDEAGFCFSADLATVREHGYVLTPGRYVGAVEAVEESTEAVGERIAALTEELFALFDRSAELEKTVREQLEGIG